The stretch of DNA CCTTATCCTTTAAAACTTGGTTCAAAAACTGCTTTAATCCATACATCATGTGATATAGTGGCAATGGGTGCAAAACCATTGTATGCCATGGATGCAATTCAGGCAAGGGATGAGGAAGAAATAAAAATGGCGGTAGATGGATTAAAAAAACAATCCATAGGGCTAAATATACCTATTGTGGGCGGAAATACTCAGACAGAAAAAGAATTAAAATCTTGCGTTAGTATTGTAATATTTGGTGAGCTCCTACATGATAAGGTAATTATTGATGGAGGAGCTCAGGCAGGTGATGTTGTAGTTATGCTTGGTCATCCCGTAGAGGGGGATGTTGGGGATAGGGTTCAAAGGGCAAAAAATAAATACGATACATTTTTAAAAATTTTAGAAAGTGGAGTAGATGTGCATGCCTGCAAAGATGCTTCAAGAGGCGGATGGTTATGCAACATACTTGAAATGCTTGCAAAGGCAAAAAAAGGCATTAATATAAATGCAATTCCATATCCAAGGGCTACACGATATTTGGGAACCTATCTTGTTTGTATGGATGAGAATGATTTAAATGATGCCATGGATATAGCAATTAACAATAGATGTCCAATTATTCCATTTGGAAAAATAACCGAGGAAAAAACCTTAAAAATAGGAAATAAAGAATATATTGATGAAGAAAAAATGAACAATATTGTAAAAGAATTCCCTTATAAATATTAACGTGGAACCCTAACTATTT from Methanothermococcus okinawensis IH1 encodes:
- a CDS encoding AIR synthase related protein — protein: MEHIEYEIKHAIGHMMETNYPRKKLWDMDSKIPDLIRGIRAGDDAVVIGKRVINMEGPYPLKLGSKTALIHTSCDIVAMGAKPLYAMDAIQARDEEEIKMAVDGLKKQSIGLNIPIVGGNTQTEKELKSCVSIVIFGELLHDKVIIDGGAQAGDVVVMLGHPVEGDVGDRVQRAKNKYDTFLKILESGVDVHACKDASRGGWLCNILEMLAKAKKGININAIPYPRATRYLGTYLVCMDENDLNDAMDIAINNRCPIIPFGKITEEKTLKIGNKEYIDEEKMNNIVKEFPYKY